CCGCCAGGCGGCTGGAGGCCGTGGTGGCGGGAGCGGGTGCCGTGCCCGCGACCGTCGGCGTGCTCCACGGCGAGGTCGTGGTCGGCCTCGGCGGCGCCGAGCTGGAGCGCTTGGCCGCGGCCGACGCGGACAAGGCCTCGCTGTGGAACCTCGCCGCCGTGGTCGCTCGGCGCGCCGACGCCGGCACTACGGTCGCGGCGACGCTGTGGGCGGCCCACCGCGCCGGCATCGACGTGTTCGCCACCGGCGGCATCGGCGGTGTGCACGACGTCCCGTTCGACGAGTCCGCCGACATCGCGGCCCTCGCCCGCTACCCCGTCCTCACGGTCTGCGCGGGCCCCAAGAGCATCCTCGACGCGCGCGCGACGCTCGAGCGGCTCGAGAGCGCCGGCGTCCCCGTCGTCGGCTACCGCTCCGACACGCTCGCCGGCTTCCTGGTCCCGCATACCGACCTGCCCCTGCCCGCGCGGGTCGGCACCCCTGAGGACGCCGCCGCGGTCCTGCTGGCGCAGCGCGGGCTGGGGTTATCCTCTGGCGTGGTGCTCAGCAACCCGGTCTCCGACGGCCTGCACGCTGAAGAGCTCGACGCGCTGAGGCGGCGCGCCGAGGCCGAGCTGCGGGCCCGCGGCGTGCGCGGACGCGACGCCACGCCGTTCCTGCTGGCCGAGCTGGCGCGTCTCTCCGACGGGCGCACCGTGGACGTGAACGCGAGGCTCCTCGAGGAGAACGCCGCGCTGGCCGCCCAGGTCGCCGTCGCCTACCGGCGCCTCGCGTCCGCCGCCAGCCCGGTGGGAGGACGGGCTTGAGCGACGAGCGGCGCATCGACACCACCTCCGTCGGACGCCCCCAGGGGCTGGGCGACCTCCTCAGGTCGGCGCGGGAGAGCCGCGGGCTGTCGCTGGCCGACGTCGCCGAGCTCACCCACGTGCGCCAGGAGTACCTGCGCGCCCTCGAGGAGGGCCGCTACGGCGACCTCCCCGAGGACGT
The DNA window shown above is from Trueperaceae bacterium and carries:
- a CDS encoding pseudouridine-5'-phosphate glycosidase, whose product is MSSEVPFRLGTRVRDALEVGAPVVALESTVITHGLPRPRNLDAARRLEAVVAGAGAVPATVGVLHGEVVVGLGGAELERLAAADADKASLWNLAAVVARRADAGTTVAATLWAAHRAGIDVFATGGIGGVHDVPFDESADIAALARYPVLTVCAGPKSILDARATLERLESAGVPVVGYRSDTLAGFLVPHTDLPLPARVGTPEDAAAVLLAQRGLGLSSGVVLSNPVSDGLHAEELDALRRRAEAELRARGVRGRDATPFLLAELARLSDGRTVDVNARLLEENAALAAQVAVAYRRLASAASPVGGRA